In the Gossypium arboreum isolate Shixiya-1 chromosome 10, ASM2569848v2, whole genome shotgun sequence genome, one interval contains:
- the LOC108451310 gene encoding uncharacterized protein LOC108451310 — protein sequence MDWSMIGARSYGLEYDRGCTNRNINVLYELIQKDPYVLERIDHVFFLDTPLHVAASAGHFDEGLVRVKGRGGLTPLHHVAQTGDVDLLIKFLEVCPEAVEDVTVRDETGSIALDIQPDCPLDERQVDNYKGSVKDLITKAGGLSGSELPNKSISSIHIKLWPKLSCFQKFATMAGRGRKGIPLEMRNTFLVMIVLIITATYAVSLSPLEKADNSSSMKYHIKYYVSLKSADSTTPQPGPPLLPADYQINFSDIIDVSSMFWLYNTLNFWAAIGLTTYLLLSRSYE from the exons ATGGATTGGAGTATGATAGGGGCCCGTAGCTATGGATTGGAGTATGATAGGGGCTGCACAAACAGGAACATTAATGTCTTGTATGAGCTAATTCAGAAAGATCCATATGTTTTGGAGCGTATTGATCATGTTTTTTTTCTTGACACTCCATTGCATGTAGCAGCCAGTGCTGGGCAT TTTGATGAAGGCCTTGTTCGTGTTAAAGGAAGGGGAGGCTTGACCCCTCTGCATCATGTGGCTCAAACAGGAGATGTTGATCTTTTGATCAAGTTCCTTGAGGTTTGCCCCGAGGCTGTTGAAGATGTGACTGTTCGAGACGAGACG GGATCCATCGCTCTAGATATCCAACCAGACTGTCCATTGGATGAAAGGCAAGTGGATAATTATAAGGGCTCGGTTAAAGATTTGATAACAAAAGCAGGAGGTTTGAGTGGTTCCGAGCTTCCTAATAAGTCCATCTCTTCAATCCACATCAAATTATGGCCGAAGTTGTCATGTTTTCAAAAATTTGCAACAATGGCAGGTCGAGGAAGAAAGGGTATCCCGCTTGAGATGCGTAATACATTTCTAGTAATGATAGTGCTAATTATAACAGCCACTTATGCTGTCTCTTTAAGCCCTCTAGAGAAAGCTGATAACAGTTCATCCATGAAATACCATATCAAGTATTACGTATCTTTAAAATCAGCCGACAGCACTACACCCCAACCAGGTCCTCCTCTACTACCGGCCGATTATCAGATTAATTTTTCAGATATAATAGATGTATCATCCATGTTTTGGTTATACAACACATTAAACTTTTGGGCAGCAATCGGGTTAACAACATATCTCCTATTGTCAAGATCATACGAGTAA